One genomic window of Pungitius pungitius chromosome 11, fPunPun2.1, whole genome shotgun sequence includes the following:
- the snap91a gene encoding clathrin coat assembly protein AP180 isoform X1: MSGQTLTDRIAAAQYSLTGSDVARVVCKATTHEQTAPKKKHLEYLIQATQETNVNVSQMADTLMERVGNASWVVVFKALITTHHLMVNGNERFLQFLASRNTLFNLSNFLDKTGSHGYDSSTFIRRYSRYLNEKAFSYRQMAFDFGRVKKGADGAMRTMSVEKLLKGMPTLQSQIDALLDFEVQAPDLNNGVINACFLLLFKDLIKLYACYNDGIINLLEKFFQMKRSQCKDGLEIYKRFLTRMTRVSEFFKIAEQVGIDKNDIPELTQAPESLLESLETHLNTLEGKKPSPTKQDATANNSVPAAAAAAVAPARRAPPTPGGGPPARPGPPAKPPPPSVTPTATAPAVTPISNALDDGFLLDLDPISSSAKGAAATSSTTGWGDLLAEAAPPAADEASEALLAKGGSDAADAVVAAPAPPAPKVTAAVTAAVTAAAATPAPATLPVSAPASAADMDLFGDAFAPSPGDGPAAAGPAADAFGGSDPFATTEGSGAIAQELDLFAMMPADTEASAVTPPTSSEAPTIVAPIAAPAAPAAPTLSSTTTTTTTTDTTNTESAAAPTLDIFGDMFDSMPEQSPTTESKAATTPSVDLFGADLPAVSRGPSPLPELAPPGDIVTDSFASPAPAAAAEVAPVIATAATCSPEASSPLKAEPAPVIDLLDSFGSPVEETQSSAPGGPADDLLGGLMSPTLAPTAAPPLAPALAPLQNNLLESSFDALGSLSSPAAPVPAKVPIVPSAQDPGTTTPVPSGGFDASMFGGLGDLLMPSITPQSTGGSTAGSTAGSMGTVTAGGNAAAPPAPLPPAKPVGGDLDSSLANLIGDLGVKKKDPQSEKKLTGGANWMPHVAPTSWATSGAPMAGAAPGAPGAPVAAMVPPMSAQPGFGMPPAGGPVAPVRQSLMGQPMMGQPMMRPPFTGGAGAPPGASIPPGPASQSPKKPKDPLADLNLKDFL, from the exons ACCTGATCCAGGCCACCCAGGAGACCAACGTGAACGTCTCCCAGATGGCCGACACTCTGATGGAGAGGGTCGGCAACGCCAGCTGGGTGGTGGTTTTCAAGGCCCTGATCACCACACATCACCTCATGGTGAATGGTAACGAG AGATTCTTGCAGTTCCTGGCATCTAGAAACACCTTGTTCAACCTCAGCAACTTCCTGGACAAAACTGGCTCCCACG GCTACGACAGTTCTACATTCATCAGGCGCTACAGCCGCTATCTCAACGAAAAGGCCTTCTCCTACAGACAGATGGCTTTTGACTTTGGTCGAGTCAAGAAAGG AGCGGACGGAGCGATGAGGACCATGTCAGTAGAGAAGCTGTTGAAAGGAATGCCCACCCTGCAGAGCCAGATCGACGCGCTGCTGGATTTTGAA GTGCAAGCACCGGATCTGAACAACGGGGTGATAAATGcctgctttctcctcctcttcaaagATTTGATCAAGTTATACGCCTGCTACAACGACGGCATCATTAACCTGCTGG AAAAGTTTTTCCAGATGAAGAGAAGCCAGTGTAAAGACGGGCTGGAGATCTACAAAAGATTCCTGACACGGATGACTCGGGTTTCAGAATTCTTCAAAATTGCTGAG CAAGTGGGGATAGACAAAAATGACATACCTGAACTCACTCAG GCCCCAGAAAGTCTTCTGGAGTCCCTGGAGACCCACCTCAACACGCTGGAGGGGAAGAAGCC GTCGCCCACTAAG caggatgcgACAGCCAACAACAGCGTGCCGGCGGCAGCTGCTGCCGCTGTTGCGCCGGCCAGGCGTGCCCCTCCTACTCCTGGCGGTGGGCCCCCAGCTCGACCCGGGCCACCTGCCAAACCTCCTCCGCCCTCTGTCACCCCCACCGCGACAGCCCCCGCCGTCACTCCTATCAGCAA tgcTCTTGATGATGGCTTCTTGTTGGATCTAGACCCCATATCCTCATCAGCAAAGGGTGCAGCAGCAACATCCTCCACGACTGGATGGGGAG ATCTTTTGGCTGAGG CAGCTCCGCCTGCAGCTGATGAAGCCTCTGAAGCTCTCCTAGCGAAGGGAGGATctgatgctgctgatgcagTGGTGGCTGCCCCTGCACCTCCGGCACCCAAAGTCACTGCCGCTGTTACTGCCGCTGTCACTGCCGCTGCAGCCACACCGGCACCCGCCACGCTGCCCGTCTCAGCTCCAGCCTCAGCTGCTGACATGGACCTTTTCGGAG ATGCGTTTGCACCTTCCCCAGGAGACGGTCCTGCCGCCGCGGGCCCTGCTGCCGATGCATTTGGTGGATCTG ACCCCTTCGCTACAACGGAGGGGAGTGGGGCCATCGCTCAAGAGCTGGACCTGTTCGCCATGATGCCCGCCGACACAGAGGCCTCCGCCGTCACCCCTCCCACCTCTAGTGAGGCGCCGACCATCGTCGCCCCCATCGCTGCTCCCGCTGCCCCCGCTGCCCCCACCCTTtcttccaccaccaccactaccaccaccaccgacACCACCAACACAGAGTCTGCCGCCGCTCCGACTCTAGATATCTTTGGTG ATATGTTTGATTCTATGCCTGAGCAAAGCCCTACCACAGAATCCAAAGCCGCTACCACTCCTAGCGTAGACCTTTTTGGTGCAG ACCTGCCTGCCGTTTCACGCGGGCCTTCTCCTTTGCCCGAGCTGGCTCCGCCTGGAGACATTGTGACCG ACTCATTTGCAtctccagctcctgctgctgccgccgagGTCGCTCCTGTCATCGCCACTGCCGCAACCTGCAGCCCAGAGGCGTCCTCTCCTCTCAAAGCAGAGCCCGCCCCCGTCATTGACCTGCTGG ACTCCTTCGGCAGCCCTGTGGAGGAGACGCAGAGCTCTGCTCCTGGAGGGCCTGCGGACGACCTGCTGGGAG GCCTGATGTCCCCCACCCTGGCTCCCACTGCTGCCCCGCCTCTGGCTCCAGCTTTGGCCCCGCTGCAGAACAACCTCCTGGAATCCAGCTTTGATGCTCTGGGATCCCTCAGCTCTCCAGCTGCGCCTGTACCGGCTAAGGTTCCAATAGTACCATCTGCACAAGACCCTGGAACCACTACACCGGTGCCCTCTGGTGGCTTTGATGCTTCAA TGTTTGGTGGTTTAGGCGACTTGCTGATGCCCTCCATAACGCCCCAGAGCACCGGCGGTAGCACTGCTGGAAGCACAGCGGGAAGCATGGGAACTGTCACAGCGGGGGGCAATGCAGCCGCTCCCCCCGCCCCACTACCCCCAGCTAAACCTGTTGGAGGGGACCTGGACTCGTCGCTGGCCAACCTGATTGGAG aCCTTGGTGTGAAGAAAAA GGACCCACAGAGTGAGAAGAAGCTAACAGGAGGAGCCAACTGGATGCCACATGTTGCTCCCACAAGCTGGGCTACATCAGGAGCTCCCATG GCCGGTGCCGCCCCTGGAGCTCCTGGGGCCCCAGTAGCAGCCATGGTGCCACCAATGAGCGCACAGCCTGGCTTTGGCATG CCTCCTGCAGGTGGGCCGGTTGCTCCTGTGCGGCAGTCCTTGATGGGGCAGCCTATGATGGGACAGCCCATGATGAGACCTCCCTTCACCGGGGGAGCAGGAGCTCCGCCCGGAGCATCG attcCTCCAGGACCCGCAAGCCAGAGCCCCAAGAAGCCAAAGGACCCTTTGGCAGATCTTAACCTCAAAGACTTCTTATAA
- the snap91a gene encoding clathrin coat assembly protein AP180 isoform X7, with translation MSGQTLTDRIAAAQYSLTGSDVARVVCKATTHEQTAPKKKHLEYLIQATQETNVNVSQMADTLMERVGNASWVVVFKALITTHHLMVNGNERFLQFLASRNTLFNLSNFLDKTGSHGYDSSTFIRRYSRYLNEKAFSYRQMAFDFGRVKKGADGAMRTMSVEKLLKGMPTLQSQIDALLDFEVQAPDLNNGVINACFLLLFKDLIKLYACYNDGIINLLEKFFQMKRSQCKDGLEIYKRFLTRMTRVSEFFKIAEQVGIDKNDIPELTQAPESLLESLETHLNTLEGKKPSPTKQDATANNSVPAAAAAAVAPARRAPPTPGGGPPARPGPPAKPPPPSVTPTATAPAVTPISNALDDGFLLDLDPISSSAKGAAATSSTTGWGDLLAEAAPPAADEASEALLAKGGSDAADAVVAAPAPPAPKVTAAVTAAVTAAAATPAPATLPVSAPASAADMDLFGDAFAPSPGDGPAAAGPAADAFGGSDPFATTEGSGAIAQELDLFAMMPADTEASAVTPPTSSEAPTIVAPIAAPAAPAAPTLSSTTTTTTTTDTTNTESAAAPTLDIFGDLPAVSRGPSPLPELAPPGDIVTDSFASPAPAAAAEVAPVIATAATCSPEASSPLKAEPAPVIDLLDSFGSPVEETQSSAPGGPADDLLGGLMSPTLAPTAAPPLAPALAPLQNNLLESSFDALGSLSSPAAPVPAKVPIVPSAQDPGTTTPVPSGGFDASMFGGLGDLLMPSITPQSTGGSTAGSTAGSMGTVTAGGNAAAPPAPLPPAKPVGGDLDSSLANLIGDLGVKKKDPQSEKKLTGGANWMPHVAPTSWATSGAPMAGAAPGAPGAPVAAMVPPMSAQPGFGMPPAGGPVAPVRQSLMGQPMMGQPMMRPPFTGGAGAPPGASIPPGPASQSPKKPKDPLADLNLKDFL, from the exons ACCTGATCCAGGCCACCCAGGAGACCAACGTGAACGTCTCCCAGATGGCCGACACTCTGATGGAGAGGGTCGGCAACGCCAGCTGGGTGGTGGTTTTCAAGGCCCTGATCACCACACATCACCTCATGGTGAATGGTAACGAG AGATTCTTGCAGTTCCTGGCATCTAGAAACACCTTGTTCAACCTCAGCAACTTCCTGGACAAAACTGGCTCCCACG GCTACGACAGTTCTACATTCATCAGGCGCTACAGCCGCTATCTCAACGAAAAGGCCTTCTCCTACAGACAGATGGCTTTTGACTTTGGTCGAGTCAAGAAAGG AGCGGACGGAGCGATGAGGACCATGTCAGTAGAGAAGCTGTTGAAAGGAATGCCCACCCTGCAGAGCCAGATCGACGCGCTGCTGGATTTTGAA GTGCAAGCACCGGATCTGAACAACGGGGTGATAAATGcctgctttctcctcctcttcaaagATTTGATCAAGTTATACGCCTGCTACAACGACGGCATCATTAACCTGCTGG AAAAGTTTTTCCAGATGAAGAGAAGCCAGTGTAAAGACGGGCTGGAGATCTACAAAAGATTCCTGACACGGATGACTCGGGTTTCAGAATTCTTCAAAATTGCTGAG CAAGTGGGGATAGACAAAAATGACATACCTGAACTCACTCAG GCCCCAGAAAGTCTTCTGGAGTCCCTGGAGACCCACCTCAACACGCTGGAGGGGAAGAAGCC GTCGCCCACTAAG caggatgcgACAGCCAACAACAGCGTGCCGGCGGCAGCTGCTGCCGCTGTTGCGCCGGCCAGGCGTGCCCCTCCTACTCCTGGCGGTGGGCCCCCAGCTCGACCCGGGCCACCTGCCAAACCTCCTCCGCCCTCTGTCACCCCCACCGCGACAGCCCCCGCCGTCACTCCTATCAGCAA tgcTCTTGATGATGGCTTCTTGTTGGATCTAGACCCCATATCCTCATCAGCAAAGGGTGCAGCAGCAACATCCTCCACGACTGGATGGGGAG ATCTTTTGGCTGAGG CAGCTCCGCCTGCAGCTGATGAAGCCTCTGAAGCTCTCCTAGCGAAGGGAGGATctgatgctgctgatgcagTGGTGGCTGCCCCTGCACCTCCGGCACCCAAAGTCACTGCCGCTGTTACTGCCGCTGTCACTGCCGCTGCAGCCACACCGGCACCCGCCACGCTGCCCGTCTCAGCTCCAGCCTCAGCTGCTGACATGGACCTTTTCGGAG ATGCGTTTGCACCTTCCCCAGGAGACGGTCCTGCCGCCGCGGGCCCTGCTGCCGATGCATTTGGTGGATCTG ACCCCTTCGCTACAACGGAGGGGAGTGGGGCCATCGCTCAAGAGCTGGACCTGTTCGCCATGATGCCCGCCGACACAGAGGCCTCCGCCGTCACCCCTCCCACCTCTAGTGAGGCGCCGACCATCGTCGCCCCCATCGCTGCTCCCGCTGCCCCCGCTGCCCCCACCCTTtcttccaccaccaccactaccaccaccaccgacACCACCAACACAGAGTCTGCCGCCGCTCCGACTCTAGATATCTTTGGTG ACCTGCCTGCCGTTTCACGCGGGCCTTCTCCTTTGCCCGAGCTGGCTCCGCCTGGAGACATTGTGACCG ACTCATTTGCAtctccagctcctgctgctgccgccgagGTCGCTCCTGTCATCGCCACTGCCGCAACCTGCAGCCCAGAGGCGTCCTCTCCTCTCAAAGCAGAGCCCGCCCCCGTCATTGACCTGCTGG ACTCCTTCGGCAGCCCTGTGGAGGAGACGCAGAGCTCTGCTCCTGGAGGGCCTGCGGACGACCTGCTGGGAG GCCTGATGTCCCCCACCCTGGCTCCCACTGCTGCCCCGCCTCTGGCTCCAGCTTTGGCCCCGCTGCAGAACAACCTCCTGGAATCCAGCTTTGATGCTCTGGGATCCCTCAGCTCTCCAGCTGCGCCTGTACCGGCTAAGGTTCCAATAGTACCATCTGCACAAGACCCTGGAACCACTACACCGGTGCCCTCTGGTGGCTTTGATGCTTCAA TGTTTGGTGGTTTAGGCGACTTGCTGATGCCCTCCATAACGCCCCAGAGCACCGGCGGTAGCACTGCTGGAAGCACAGCGGGAAGCATGGGAACTGTCACAGCGGGGGGCAATGCAGCCGCTCCCCCCGCCCCACTACCCCCAGCTAAACCTGTTGGAGGGGACCTGGACTCGTCGCTGGCCAACCTGATTGGAG aCCTTGGTGTGAAGAAAAA GGACCCACAGAGTGAGAAGAAGCTAACAGGAGGAGCCAACTGGATGCCACATGTTGCTCCCACAAGCTGGGCTACATCAGGAGCTCCCATG GCCGGTGCCGCCCCTGGAGCTCCTGGGGCCCCAGTAGCAGCCATGGTGCCACCAATGAGCGCACAGCCTGGCTTTGGCATG CCTCCTGCAGGTGGGCCGGTTGCTCCTGTGCGGCAGTCCTTGATGGGGCAGCCTATGATGGGACAGCCCATGATGAGACCTCCCTTCACCGGGGGAGCAGGAGCTCCGCCCGGAGCATCG attcCTCCAGGACCCGCAAGCCAGAGCCCCAAGAAGCCAAAGGACCCTTTGGCAGATCTTAACCTCAAAGACTTCTTATAA
- the snap91a gene encoding clathrin coat assembly protein AP180 isoform X6 produces MSGQTLTDRIAAAQYSLTGSDVARVVCKATTHEQTAPKKKHLEYLIQATQETNVNVSQMADTLMERVGNASWVVVFKALITTHHLMVNGNERFLQFLASRNTLFNLSNFLDKTGSHGYDSSTFIRRYSRYLNEKAFSYRQMAFDFGRVKKGADGAMRTMSVEKLLKGMPTLQSQIDALLDFEVQAPDLNNGVINACFLLLFKDLIKLYACYNDGIINLLEKFFQMKRSQCKDGLEIYKRFLTRMTRVSEFFKIAEQVGIDKNDIPELTQAPESLLESLETHLNTLEGKKPSPTKQDATANNSVPAAAAAAVAPARRAPPTPGGGPPARPGPPAKPPPPSVTPTATAPAVTPISNALDDGFLLDLDPISSSAKGAAATSSTTGWGDLLAEAAPPAADEASEALLAKGGSDAADAVVAAPAPPAPKVTAAVTAAVTAAAATPAPATLPVSAPASAADMDLFGDAFAPSPGDGPAAAGPAADAFGGSDPFATTEGSGAIAQELDLFAMMPADTEASAVTPPTSSEAPTIVAPIAAPAAPAAPTLSSTTTTTTTTDTTNTESAAAPTLDIFGDMFDSMPEQSPTTESKAATTPSVDLFGADSFASPAPAAAAEVAPVIATAATCSPEASSPLKAEPAPVIDLLDSFGSPVEETQSSAPGGPADDLLGGLMSPTLAPTAAPPLAPALAPLQNNLLESSFDALGSLSSPAAPVPAKVPIVPSAQDPGTTTPVPSGGFDASMFGGLGDLLMPSITPQSTGGSTAGSTAGSMGTVTAGGNAAAPPAPLPPAKPVGGDLDSSLANLIGDLGVKKKDPQSEKKLTGGANWMPHVAPTSWATSGAPMAGAAPGAPGAPVAAMVPPMSAQPGFGMPPAGGPVAPVRQSLMGQPMMGQPMMRPPFTGGAGAPPGASIPPGPASQSPKKPKDPLADLNLKDFL; encoded by the exons ACCTGATCCAGGCCACCCAGGAGACCAACGTGAACGTCTCCCAGATGGCCGACACTCTGATGGAGAGGGTCGGCAACGCCAGCTGGGTGGTGGTTTTCAAGGCCCTGATCACCACACATCACCTCATGGTGAATGGTAACGAG AGATTCTTGCAGTTCCTGGCATCTAGAAACACCTTGTTCAACCTCAGCAACTTCCTGGACAAAACTGGCTCCCACG GCTACGACAGTTCTACATTCATCAGGCGCTACAGCCGCTATCTCAACGAAAAGGCCTTCTCCTACAGACAGATGGCTTTTGACTTTGGTCGAGTCAAGAAAGG AGCGGACGGAGCGATGAGGACCATGTCAGTAGAGAAGCTGTTGAAAGGAATGCCCACCCTGCAGAGCCAGATCGACGCGCTGCTGGATTTTGAA GTGCAAGCACCGGATCTGAACAACGGGGTGATAAATGcctgctttctcctcctcttcaaagATTTGATCAAGTTATACGCCTGCTACAACGACGGCATCATTAACCTGCTGG AAAAGTTTTTCCAGATGAAGAGAAGCCAGTGTAAAGACGGGCTGGAGATCTACAAAAGATTCCTGACACGGATGACTCGGGTTTCAGAATTCTTCAAAATTGCTGAG CAAGTGGGGATAGACAAAAATGACATACCTGAACTCACTCAG GCCCCAGAAAGTCTTCTGGAGTCCCTGGAGACCCACCTCAACACGCTGGAGGGGAAGAAGCC GTCGCCCACTAAG caggatgcgACAGCCAACAACAGCGTGCCGGCGGCAGCTGCTGCCGCTGTTGCGCCGGCCAGGCGTGCCCCTCCTACTCCTGGCGGTGGGCCCCCAGCTCGACCCGGGCCACCTGCCAAACCTCCTCCGCCCTCTGTCACCCCCACCGCGACAGCCCCCGCCGTCACTCCTATCAGCAA tgcTCTTGATGATGGCTTCTTGTTGGATCTAGACCCCATATCCTCATCAGCAAAGGGTGCAGCAGCAACATCCTCCACGACTGGATGGGGAG ATCTTTTGGCTGAGG CAGCTCCGCCTGCAGCTGATGAAGCCTCTGAAGCTCTCCTAGCGAAGGGAGGATctgatgctgctgatgcagTGGTGGCTGCCCCTGCACCTCCGGCACCCAAAGTCACTGCCGCTGTTACTGCCGCTGTCACTGCCGCTGCAGCCACACCGGCACCCGCCACGCTGCCCGTCTCAGCTCCAGCCTCAGCTGCTGACATGGACCTTTTCGGAG ATGCGTTTGCACCTTCCCCAGGAGACGGTCCTGCCGCCGCGGGCCCTGCTGCCGATGCATTTGGTGGATCTG ACCCCTTCGCTACAACGGAGGGGAGTGGGGCCATCGCTCAAGAGCTGGACCTGTTCGCCATGATGCCCGCCGACACAGAGGCCTCCGCCGTCACCCCTCCCACCTCTAGTGAGGCGCCGACCATCGTCGCCCCCATCGCTGCTCCCGCTGCCCCCGCTGCCCCCACCCTTtcttccaccaccaccactaccaccaccaccgacACCACCAACACAGAGTCTGCCGCCGCTCCGACTCTAGATATCTTTGGTG ATATGTTTGATTCTATGCCTGAGCAAAGCCCTACCACAGAATCCAAAGCCGCTACCACTCCTAGCGTAGACCTTTTTGGTGCAG ACTCATTTGCAtctccagctcctgctgctgccgccgagGTCGCTCCTGTCATCGCCACTGCCGCAACCTGCAGCCCAGAGGCGTCCTCTCCTCTCAAAGCAGAGCCCGCCCCCGTCATTGACCTGCTGG ACTCCTTCGGCAGCCCTGTGGAGGAGACGCAGAGCTCTGCTCCTGGAGGGCCTGCGGACGACCTGCTGGGAG GCCTGATGTCCCCCACCCTGGCTCCCACTGCTGCCCCGCCTCTGGCTCCAGCTTTGGCCCCGCTGCAGAACAACCTCCTGGAATCCAGCTTTGATGCTCTGGGATCCCTCAGCTCTCCAGCTGCGCCTGTACCGGCTAAGGTTCCAATAGTACCATCTGCACAAGACCCTGGAACCACTACACCGGTGCCCTCTGGTGGCTTTGATGCTTCAA TGTTTGGTGGTTTAGGCGACTTGCTGATGCCCTCCATAACGCCCCAGAGCACCGGCGGTAGCACTGCTGGAAGCACAGCGGGAAGCATGGGAACTGTCACAGCGGGGGGCAATGCAGCCGCTCCCCCCGCCCCACTACCCCCAGCTAAACCTGTTGGAGGGGACCTGGACTCGTCGCTGGCCAACCTGATTGGAG aCCTTGGTGTGAAGAAAAA GGACCCACAGAGTGAGAAGAAGCTAACAGGAGGAGCCAACTGGATGCCACATGTTGCTCCCACAAGCTGGGCTACATCAGGAGCTCCCATG GCCGGTGCCGCCCCTGGAGCTCCTGGGGCCCCAGTAGCAGCCATGGTGCCACCAATGAGCGCACAGCCTGGCTTTGGCATG CCTCCTGCAGGTGGGCCGGTTGCTCCTGTGCGGCAGTCCTTGATGGGGCAGCCTATGATGGGACAGCCCATGATGAGACCTCCCTTCACCGGGGGAGCAGGAGCTCCGCCCGGAGCATCG attcCTCCAGGACCCGCAAGCCAGAGCCCCAAGAAGCCAAAGGACCCTTTGGCAGATCTTAACCTCAAAGACTTCTTATAA
- the snap91a gene encoding clathrin coat assembly protein AP180 isoform X8 has translation MSGQTLTDRIAAAQYSLTGSDVARVVCKATTHEQTAPKKKHLEYLIQATQETNVNVSQMADTLMERVGNASWVVVFKALITTHHLMVNGNERFLQFLASRNTLFNLSNFLDKTGSHGYDSSTFIRRYSRYLNEKAFSYRQMAFDFGRVKKGADGAMRTMSVEKLLKGMPTLQSQIDALLDFEVQAPDLNNGVINACFLLLFKDLIKLYACYNDGIINLLEKFFQMKRSQCKDGLEIYKRFLTRMTRVSEFFKIAEQVGIDKNDIPELTQAPESLLESLETHLNTLEGKKPSPTKQDATANNSVPAAAAAAVAPARRAPPTPGGGPPARPGPPAKPPPPSVTPTATAPAVTPISNALDDGFLLDLDPISSSAKGAAATSSTTGWGDLLAEAAPPAADEASEALLAKGGSDAADAVVAAPAPPAPKVTAAVTAAVTAAAATPAPATLPVSAPASAADMDLFGDAFAPSPGDGPAAAGPAADAFGGSDPFATTEGSGAIAQELDLFAMMPADTEASAVTPPTSSEAPTIVAPIAAPAAPAAPTLSSTTTTTTTTDTTNTESAAAPTLDIFGDSFASPAPAAAAEVAPVIATAATCSPEASSPLKAEPAPVIDLLDSFGSPVEETQSSAPGGPADDLLGGLMSPTLAPTAAPPLAPALAPLQNNLLESSFDALGSLSSPAAPVPAKVPIVPSAQDPGTTTPVPSGGFDASMFGGLGDLLMPSITPQSTGGSTAGSTAGSMGTVTAGGNAAAPPAPLPPAKPVGGDLDSSLANLIGDLGVKKKDPQSEKKLTGGANWMPHVAPTSWATSGAPMAGAAPGAPGAPVAAMVPPMSAQPGFGMPPAGGPVAPVRQSLMGQPMMGQPMMRPPFTGGAGAPPGASIPPGPASQSPKKPKDPLADLNLKDFL, from the exons ACCTGATCCAGGCCACCCAGGAGACCAACGTGAACGTCTCCCAGATGGCCGACACTCTGATGGAGAGGGTCGGCAACGCCAGCTGGGTGGTGGTTTTCAAGGCCCTGATCACCACACATCACCTCATGGTGAATGGTAACGAG AGATTCTTGCAGTTCCTGGCATCTAGAAACACCTTGTTCAACCTCAGCAACTTCCTGGACAAAACTGGCTCCCACG GCTACGACAGTTCTACATTCATCAGGCGCTACAGCCGCTATCTCAACGAAAAGGCCTTCTCCTACAGACAGATGGCTTTTGACTTTGGTCGAGTCAAGAAAGG AGCGGACGGAGCGATGAGGACCATGTCAGTAGAGAAGCTGTTGAAAGGAATGCCCACCCTGCAGAGCCAGATCGACGCGCTGCTGGATTTTGAA GTGCAAGCACCGGATCTGAACAACGGGGTGATAAATGcctgctttctcctcctcttcaaagATTTGATCAAGTTATACGCCTGCTACAACGACGGCATCATTAACCTGCTGG AAAAGTTTTTCCAGATGAAGAGAAGCCAGTGTAAAGACGGGCTGGAGATCTACAAAAGATTCCTGACACGGATGACTCGGGTTTCAGAATTCTTCAAAATTGCTGAG CAAGTGGGGATAGACAAAAATGACATACCTGAACTCACTCAG GCCCCAGAAAGTCTTCTGGAGTCCCTGGAGACCCACCTCAACACGCTGGAGGGGAAGAAGCC GTCGCCCACTAAG caggatgcgACAGCCAACAACAGCGTGCCGGCGGCAGCTGCTGCCGCTGTTGCGCCGGCCAGGCGTGCCCCTCCTACTCCTGGCGGTGGGCCCCCAGCTCGACCCGGGCCACCTGCCAAACCTCCTCCGCCCTCTGTCACCCCCACCGCGACAGCCCCCGCCGTCACTCCTATCAGCAA tgcTCTTGATGATGGCTTCTTGTTGGATCTAGACCCCATATCCTCATCAGCAAAGGGTGCAGCAGCAACATCCTCCACGACTGGATGGGGAG ATCTTTTGGCTGAGG CAGCTCCGCCTGCAGCTGATGAAGCCTCTGAAGCTCTCCTAGCGAAGGGAGGATctgatgctgctgatgcagTGGTGGCTGCCCCTGCACCTCCGGCACCCAAAGTCACTGCCGCTGTTACTGCCGCTGTCACTGCCGCTGCAGCCACACCGGCACCCGCCACGCTGCCCGTCTCAGCTCCAGCCTCAGCTGCTGACATGGACCTTTTCGGAG ATGCGTTTGCACCTTCCCCAGGAGACGGTCCTGCCGCCGCGGGCCCTGCTGCCGATGCATTTGGTGGATCTG ACCCCTTCGCTACAACGGAGGGGAGTGGGGCCATCGCTCAAGAGCTGGACCTGTTCGCCATGATGCCCGCCGACACAGAGGCCTCCGCCGTCACCCCTCCCACCTCTAGTGAGGCGCCGACCATCGTCGCCCCCATCGCTGCTCCCGCTGCCCCCGCTGCCCCCACCCTTtcttccaccaccaccactaccaccaccaccgacACCACCAACACAGAGTCTGCCGCCGCTCCGACTCTAGATATCTTTGGTG ACTCATTTGCAtctccagctcctgctgctgccgccgagGTCGCTCCTGTCATCGCCACTGCCGCAACCTGCAGCCCAGAGGCGTCCTCTCCTCTCAAAGCAGAGCCCGCCCCCGTCATTGACCTGCTGG ACTCCTTCGGCAGCCCTGTGGAGGAGACGCAGAGCTCTGCTCCTGGAGGGCCTGCGGACGACCTGCTGGGAG GCCTGATGTCCCCCACCCTGGCTCCCACTGCTGCCCCGCCTCTGGCTCCAGCTTTGGCCCCGCTGCAGAACAACCTCCTGGAATCCAGCTTTGATGCTCTGGGATCCCTCAGCTCTCCAGCTGCGCCTGTACCGGCTAAGGTTCCAATAGTACCATCTGCACAAGACCCTGGAACCACTACACCGGTGCCCTCTGGTGGCTTTGATGCTTCAA TGTTTGGTGGTTTAGGCGACTTGCTGATGCCCTCCATAACGCCCCAGAGCACCGGCGGTAGCACTGCTGGAAGCACAGCGGGAAGCATGGGAACTGTCACAGCGGGGGGCAATGCAGCCGCTCCCCCCGCCCCACTACCCCCAGCTAAACCTGTTGGAGGGGACCTGGACTCGTCGCTGGCCAACCTGATTGGAG aCCTTGGTGTGAAGAAAAA GGACCCACAGAGTGAGAAGAAGCTAACAGGAGGAGCCAACTGGATGCCACATGTTGCTCCCACAAGCTGGGCTACATCAGGAGCTCCCATG GCCGGTGCCGCCCCTGGAGCTCCTGGGGCCCCAGTAGCAGCCATGGTGCCACCAATGAGCGCACAGCCTGGCTTTGGCATG CCTCCTGCAGGTGGGCCGGTTGCTCCTGTGCGGCAGTCCTTGATGGGGCAGCCTATGATGGGACAGCCCATGATGAGACCTCCCTTCACCGGGGGAGCAGGAGCTCCGCCCGGAGCATCG attcCTCCAGGACCCGCAAGCCAGAGCCCCAAGAAGCCAAAGGACCCTTTGGCAGATCTTAACCTCAAAGACTTCTTATAA